GCGGACGCCCTCGCCCACGTGCGCAACCCCGACCTGACCCCGGCGCTGGCCTCGCAGGTCTACATCTGCCGTCAGCCCCTGGAGACGCCCACCGGCAAGTTCCTGGGCGTCGGGCACATCCAGCGGCTGCTGCGCGAGCCCCCGTCGACGCTGGTGGCCGGGGCGCTCGACGACACCATGGAGTCGTTGCGGGCCGAGGCCGGCATCGACGAGGTGGCCGCCCACCTGGCGACCTACAACCTGGTCGCCGCCCCGGTCGTCGACGAGAACGGGCACCTCGTCGGCGCGGTCACCGTCGACGACCTGCTCGACCACATGCTCCCCGAGGGATGGCGCGACCGGCGTCCCCGCAAGCGGCAGCCGGAGGTGGGCCGTGGCTGAGCAGCAGCGGCGCAGCCGTCTCGACACCCCCCGCGACACCCGCCGTCAGCTCGTCCGGCGCCCCGCCGTCGACGCCGACACGTTCGGGGTGTTCGCCGAGCAGTTCGCGCGGTTCATGGGGACCGCGAGCTTCCTGCTCTACATGACGTTGTTCGTGGCCTTCTGGCTGCTGTTCAACGTGCTGTCGCCCGACGGCATCCGCTTCGACGACTACCCCTTCATCTTCCTGACCCTGATGCTCAGCCTGCAGGCGTCGTACGCCGCCCCGCTGATCCTGCTGGCCCAGAACCGCCAGGAGCAGCGCGACAAGGTGATCGCCGAGCAGGACCGCCAGGCGAACACCCGGGCCCACGCCGACATGGAGTTCCTCGCCCGCGAGGTCGCCTCGTTGCGGATGTCGGTCGGCGAGGTGGCCACCCGGGACTTCGTGCGCAGCGAGCTGCGTGCCCTGCTGGCCGAGCTCGACGAGCGCGACGAGACGTCCACCACCCCCGCCGAGGACGGTTCCCCGCCCCGGACCACCTAGACTCGGGGATCATGAGCAGTCCCTCCCTCGACCAGGTCCAGGCCGCACTCGCGACAGTCAACGACCCCGAGATCAAGCGCCCGATCACCGACCTCGGCATGGTCGGCTCCGTCGAGATCTCGGAGGCGGGGGTGGTCACGCTGACCGTCCTGCTGACGGTCTCCGGATGCCCGCTGAAGGAGACCATCACCCGCGACGTGACCACGGCCGTCTCCAAGGTGCCCGGCGTCACCGACGTCGACCTCACGCTCGGGGTGATGAACGACGAGCAGCGCGCCGGGCTGAAGGAGACGCTCAACGGCGGCAAGGCGCAGCGCGAGATCCCCTTCGCCCAGCCCGGCTCGCTGACCAAGGTCTTCGCGATCGCGAGCGGCAAGGGCGGTGTCGGCAAGTCGTCGGTGACGGTGAACCTCGCCCTGGCGATGGCCAAGGAGGGGTTCAAGGTCGGCGTCGTCGATGCCGACATCTACGGCCACTCGGTGCCGGCCATGCTCGGCGTGGCCGACTCGCGACCGACCCAGGTCGACGACCTCATCATGCCGGTCCCCACGCCCTCCGGCGTCTCCGTCATCTCGATCGGCATGCTCAAGCCGCGCCGCGACCAGGTGGTCGCCTGGCGCGGACCGATGCTCGACCGCGCCCTCGTGCAGATGCTCGCCGACGTCTACTGGGGCGACCTCGACATCCTGCTGCTCGACCTGCCGCCGGGCACCGGCGACGTCGCGATCTCCCTGGGCCAGCACCTGCCGGGCGCCGAGGTCGTCGTGGTCACCACGCCCCAGGAGGCCGCGGCCGAGGTGGCCGAGCGGGCCGGGACGATGGCGTCGATGATGCACCAGCGCGTCGTGGGCGTCATCGAGAACATGAGCTTCCTGCCCTGCCCGCACTGCGCCGAGGACGGCGTCGAGCACCGCCTCGAGATCTTCGGCAGCGGCGGCGGCGCCCGGGTCGCCGCGACCCTGTCGGGCCGCTTCGGCTACGACGTGCCCGTGCTGGGCGAGATCCCGCTCGACGTGTCGCTGCGCGAGGGGGGCGACTCCGGCAAGCCGATCGTCGACTCGGACCCGACCGCGCCCGCCGCCCAGGTGCTCTCGTCCGTCGCCACCCGCCTGGCCGGCCGCGGTCGCGGCCTGGCCGGCATGCAGCTCGGACTGACGCCGACGCGCTCGGCCTAGGTATCGACCCCTAGGCTGTCGGCGTGTTCGGAATCGGGCTGGCGGAGCTGGCGGTCATCGCGCTCGTCGCCATCTTCGTCTTCGGGCCCGAGAAGGTCCCCGAGCTGGCTCGTCAGGCCGGGCAGTGGATGAGGACGGCGAAGAAGTTCGCCAACAACGCCCGCGACGAGCTGCGCGAGGAGCTCGGTCCCGAGTACGCCGACCTCGAGCTGCGCGACCTCGACCCGCGCACCATCGTGCGCAAGCACATCATCGAGGCGATGGAGGACGCCGACGACGAGGACGAGCGCGAGCAGCGCCGCCCCGGCTTCCAGCCCCTCGACGAGGGCGAGCTGCCGCCCTACGACCTCGAGGCGACCTGAGCTAGCCGGCGTCGCGGCTCTGCACCGCCGCCAGCACGTCCAGGGCGACCAGCTGGAGCCGCTCCCCCGTCGCGCGCAGCTCCACGAAGTCCGCACCCACCCGGGTCGGCACCCCCTCGTGCCGGGCGCCGTCGACCAGGTGCACCACACACCGCTCGCCGGCGTCGGCCAGTCGACGCAGCGCGGACGACACCCCGAGCCGCGCGACCCGCGGCCAGGCGACCTCGGGCACCGACCGTGCCGGGAGGTCCCGCGCGACCGAGACCGCCGCGGTGCGCACCACCCAGTCCTGGGCCGGACCACGCACCAGCAGCCACCCTGCCCCGACGCGCTCCAGCCTGCCGCTGACCACCCCAGCCCCCCGGACGTCGAGGACCACCTCCGCTCCGGTGGCGGCCATCAGACGGCTCGCGAGGGTGACGTCGGCGTACGCCGCACGGGAGCGGTCCGTGAGCTCCAGGGAGCGCTCCGCATCGAACATCGCCTCAGCCTGCTGCTCGAGGTCGTCGAGGATCGCGAACAGCTCCTCCTCCCATGCCATGGCGGGAGTGTGGCACGCGGCGACCGCAGCTGTGGAGGAGCAGTTGACGATCAAGGCTTCCGAACGTTGAATGATGCAAACGGAAGCAAACGCAACGATCGAGAAGGTTCTCGGGATGATCGCCATCGGATCCGCCCCGCGCAGGCGTTGCCTGCTCGTCTGGACCGGCGCCACCGCCGCCGCGGCGCTGCTCCTCGCGCTGCTGGTGCCCGGCGTGCTCGCCGGCGGCAGCGACTTCGCCGACCTGCTGGTGCGGTGCTGCGCCGCGGTCTTGGCCGGCTGCGTCGCCTGGGCCTGGCTGGTCACGAGCGTGGTCGTGCTCGAGGCAGTGCGCGGCCAGGGCGCACCCGCACCGGCGCCCGGGTGCCCCTGGGGCCTGCGCAGCCTGGTGCTGCGGGCCTGCGGCCTGGCCCTGGCCGGTGTCGCGGTGTCGGCCCTCTGCCCGGCCCAGGCGACCCCCGACTCGCTGCAGCAGGGCAGCGCCGTCAACGCGACGCTCGGCGGCGACCCGCTGGTCGGGCTTCCCCTGCCCGACCGCGCCCCCGGAGGCGCCCGGCGCGCGCGCACCGTCACCGTGGCGCCGGGCGACACCCTCTGGGGCCTCGCCGCCCGTCGTCTCCCCGACGCGTGTGACGCCGCCGTCGCGGAGTACTGGCCGCGGGTGCACCGCGCCAACCGTGCGGTGGTCGGGGCGGATCCCGACCTGCTCCGGCCCGGCCAGCTGCTGCGGCTGCCGCCCCCACCCCCGGCCTCGTGAGGCCGTCCCCACCTGTCAGACCGGACCGAAGGAGCTCGACCATGGCTGCACCGACCCGCTTCGACCCCGTGCCGCTCGCCGCGGTCCAGGGCACCCTCGCCCTCGACCTGCAACCGCGTACGGCGCCGCCGCGGCCACCGCGGGCGCGTCCGGGCTCGAGCGCCGGTCCGGGTCAGGTGCTGCCCATCGACCAGCGCGCCCGTCGCGAGGGCGAGCAGTGGGCCGGCACCTTCGCCCAGGCGGTCGTCGAGGTGGTCGGCGGCGACCGGCCCTCCTCACAGCTGGTGCGGTGGACCAGCCGCACCGTGCACGAGGACCTCACCCGACGGGCCCAGCTCGTGGCCCGGGCCGGCGGCCACCAGCCGGGCGTGGCCCGGGTGCAGCCGGTGCGGCCGCAGGTGCTGAGCGTGCACACCTGCTTCCCGTGCCGCGACGTCCTCGAGGCGAGCGTGCACGTGGCCTACGGGCACCGCTCCCGCGCACTGGCGGCCCGCTTCGAGCGGCGCCCCGGCAGCGCCGGGACGCGCACTGGAGAGCGGTGGCTGTGCACCGCTCTCCAGTTCGCCTGAGACGTCTCGCCCGTGGGACCTCAGCCCTGGGCGCGCGCCGTGGTGCCGGTCGGACCCTCGGGGGCGCCGTGGCACTGCTTGAACTTCTTGCCCGAGCCACAGGGGCACTTGGCGTTGCGGCTGACCC
This Nocardioides dokdonensis FR1436 DNA region includes the following protein-coding sequences:
- a CDS encoding DUF1003 domain-containing protein codes for the protein MAEQQRRSRLDTPRDTRRQLVRRPAVDADTFGVFAEQFARFMGTASFLLYMTLFVAFWLLFNVLSPDGIRFDDYPFIFLTLMLSLQASYAAPLILLAQNRQEQRDKVIAEQDRQANTRAHADMEFLAREVASLRMSVGEVATRDFVRSELRALLAELDERDETSTTPAEDGSPPRTT
- a CDS encoding Mrp/NBP35 family ATP-binding protein; its protein translation is MSSPSLDQVQAALATVNDPEIKRPITDLGMVGSVEISEAGVVTLTVLLTVSGCPLKETITRDVTTAVSKVPGVTDVDLTLGVMNDEQRAGLKETLNGGKAQREIPFAQPGSLTKVFAIASGKGGVGKSSVTVNLALAMAKEGFKVGVVDADIYGHSVPAMLGVADSRPTQVDDLIMPVPTPSGVSVISIGMLKPRRDQVVAWRGPMLDRALVQMLADVYWGDLDILLLDLPPGTGDVAISLGQHLPGAEVVVVTTPQEAAAEVAERAGTMASMMHQRVVGVIENMSFLPCPHCAEDGVEHRLEIFGSGGGARVAATLSGRFGYDVPVLGEIPLDVSLREGGDSGKPIVDSDPTAPAAQVLSSVATRLAGRGRGLAGMQLGLTPTRSA
- a CDS encoding sec-independent translocase, which codes for MFGIGLAELAVIALVAIFVFGPEKVPELARQAGQWMRTAKKFANNARDELREELGPEYADLELRDLDPRTIVRKHIIEAMEDADDEDEREQRRPGFQPLDEGELPPYDLEAT
- a CDS encoding LysM peptidoglycan-binding domain-containing protein, whose product is MIAIGSAPRRRCLLVWTGATAAAALLLALLVPGVLAGGSDFADLLVRCCAAVLAGCVAWAWLVTSVVVLEAVRGQGAPAPAPGCPWGLRSLVLRACGLALAGVAVSALCPAQATPDSLQQGSAVNATLGGDPLVGLPLPDRAPGGARRARTVTVAPGDTLWGLAARRLPDACDAAVAEYWPRVHRANRAVVGADPDLLRPGQLLRLPPPPPAS
- a CDS encoding Rv3235 family protein translates to MAAPTRFDPVPLAAVQGTLALDLQPRTAPPRPPRARPGSSAGPGQVLPIDQRARREGEQWAGTFAQAVVEVVGGDRPSSQLVRWTSRTVHEDLTRRAQLVARAGGHQPGVARVQPVRPQVLSVHTCFPCRDVLEASVHVAYGHRSRALAARFERRPGSAGTRTGERWLCTALQFA